The Colwellia sp. M166 genome segment CCTTTATGCATGCGGCCTAATTCTTTCAGCTTGTCTTTAAACATGCTGTTAGTGTCGATGCGTTCGCCTTCATTAACTTGGTAACAAATCTTGGTTAAAATTACCCAACATAAAGCTAAAAGTATTATTGTTAATGGCACGCCGATGATCATCCATTGAGCAAAACCAATTTCAATGTTGTAGCTATCAGCTAAATAAGCTGCCATTAGTGCATTAGGCGGAGTACCAATTAATGTGGCTAAACCACCAATGCTGGCAGAAAAAGCAATGGCTAAAAGCATCGGTTTTGCAAAGTTACTTGCGTTTTTACCATCTTGTTTTTGTTTAACCATTTCGATGATTGATAAAGCAATTGGTAGCATCATTACGGCGGTTGCCGTATTTGACATCCACATAGATAAAAATGCGGTAACGAGCATTAGCCCGCCTATTTGATGGCTAGGCTTAGTGCTACATAACGACATAGCTTTTAAGGCAATGCGTTTATGTAAGTTCCATCTTTCCATCGCAATAGAGATAAAAAAGCCCCCAAGAAAAAGGAATATCAAAGGGTGGGCATAAGATGATGTAGTTAATTTAATCGGTGCTATGCCAACAATTGGCGCAACGATTAAGGGTAAAAAGGCGGTAACTGAAACTGGGGTTGCTTCAGAAATCCACCAAGTGGCCATCCATAATGCTAAACCTAAAGTGTGCCAGGCCTCGGCAGACATGCCTTCAAAGGGACAAGGTACTAATAAGGTGAACAGCATTAATGCTGGTCCTAATATGAGCATACGTAATGGCGTTGCTTTGTCTTTAATATCAGTCATAAACTTTCTCACAATGTTGTGTTTTTATAATAATTCTAATTTATGCATAGCAAAGACAACGCCATGTTTTTATCTTGTTGTTAATAAAGGTAATTATATTTTTTGTTATTATTTTTGATCAGCTTACGTATTGATATCCACCCATGAAAAAGTATAGATATGTGGAGATCCGCCAATTAGCGTCAGTAAAAAATATAGTGAGTTTAATGTTAGCGTACCTATGTCATTATGGGGCGGTAGCATGTTATGTACTTATATTAGTCACATTCATTATTTAGCTAAATTGCTTAGCTTTAAAGATTAAGTTTGATTTATACCAATTTGATTAAATTTCCCAATTCAGAGCGCTAAACTGCGACTATCTGGTTTGGCATTTGATATGGAATAATGTATTTGTTTCATACCAAATAGCTAATGCATGATGGTAAACAACGTTTTGACTGGTAAAAGCTGATAAAATACTATGATACCAACCTTATTGACTCTTCGATTATTTTATCGCGTAGCCCAGTAAAGC includes the following:
- a CDS encoding DASS family sodium-coupled anion symporter, with the translated sequence MTDIKDKATPLRMLILGPALMLFTLLVPCPFEGMSAEAWHTLGLALWMATWWISEATPVSVTAFLPLIVAPIVGIAPIKLTTSSYAHPLIFLFLGGFFISIAMERWNLHKRIALKAMSLCSTKPSHQIGGLMLVTAFLSMWMSNTATAVMMLPIALSIIEMVKQKQDGKNASNFAKPMLLAIAFSASIGGLATLIGTPPNALMAAYLADSYNIEIGFAQWMIIGVPLTIILLALCWVILTKICYQVNEGERIDTNSMFKDKLKELGRMHKGEKLVLFFFALAALGWIFRPVIASFTGLAISDTGIAMFIGLMLFVVPVDRKKDIRILAWEDTKKLPWGVLLLFGGGLALASLIKKSGLAGYIATQLEATSNIPVIAAVLIVTLTILFLTEVTSNTATAASFLPLLGPIAVTLTDGPLMLVIPAALAASCAFMMPVATPPNAVVFSSGELRIADMAKAGFWLNITAVVLIVIMMLTTVPMVFNI